ATGCCCACGCTAGTACTCCTGGCCGTCTCATGCATGCATTCTACTGCTGCTAGTGCGTAGCATAACACGAACCAGAAAACCTCCCGCGCACCGCCTCCCACCATCTCCGCGGGGTCTCCCGATCGTCGGCAATCTCCACCAGCCCAGTGTGCTCCCACACCATGCCCTGCACGCGCTCGCTGTGGCGCACAGGCCCGTCATGCTGCTCCGCCTTGGCCCCTTGCCCACCCTGGTCGTCTCGTCTGCAAACGTGGCGCGCGAGGTGCTGCAGCTGCAGGACCACGCATTCGCCAACCGGCCCGCGCTCGCCATCCCGCGGCGGCTCCTCTACGGCTGCACAGACATCGCCTTCGCTCCCCACGGCGCCTACTGGCATGGTGTGTGCAAGATCGTCGTGCCCCACCTGCTGATCCCCGCCAGGGTGCGCGCCTACCGCGGCGTGCGCGAGGAGGTGGTCGAGCTTGTCCGGAAGGTGGAGCAGCAGGCACATGAAGGCGACGTCGTGGTGTGGTCGAGCGAGCTCCTAAGCGGCTTCTCCAAGGACGTGAATGGGAAAATCATGCTCGGGTGTTTGAAAAAGATGCCATCATTTAATATTTGATTCCTGTTATGTATGGAAAGTATTATTTGGAAGGATAATATTGTTTGGAAAGGATGCCATTGGTTAATAGAGTTTGGCCTTCATGTGGGGTTTATTTTGGGATTGTCTCggttaataaaaaaataaaaaaaatctgtgAAAGTGGGATGGGATCGAGGGATGGCCTCTCGTTCAATGGGAGGGGGAGGGAACGAGCGAACGAAACAACGTAcggactgagacattaggagtagagaaaaGCGACACTAGTTGTAGCAAAGCCACGATGCCAACTGTGTGTTCTAGCAAAATGTGACGCCGGTTGTAGCAAATGATATGcctgttgtagcaaaatgttatgcCGGTTGAAGCATGTAGCAAAAAACCGTGACATAGTTTTTTTCTAGGACAGCGCAGCCCCGTCCTTGCCGTCAAGTGTGTGCCCGTGGTTGCAGGCTTGCAGCTCTGGTTGTTGCACCCTGATAGACGGTTCATGTAGCTTTGCCGGCGGTGACTCGAAGCCGTAGTTGGGCAGAGGCCATGGCTGAGATCCGAGGTTGCAGACGACCATGGCCGCGGGGACCTAGCGGGGATACCAATTGAGGAGGGGTGGGagaggagctcaccatccatgaAGGAGAGGCGGCGTTGGGTGCCGTCGCACGCAAGCACTCGACGCCGGTACCGGTGAGAGAGCTTCTGGAGGTTGCGAGCAGCATGGGGGGCGCTGTGGAGGAGCAGAGCCACGATGGGCTGGAggtggaagaaaaggaagaaaattcACGCGGGACCCACCATATACACGCGTCTTGCGCGGGGGTGGTTATTTCCGTGTCGCGTGAGCCAGCGTCGGCTCCAAACTTTTACCTATAAAAAACTACACTTTTCCTACAAAGCCTTAACTATTTCACCCCTCTTACTCTCTTCCCCCACGGCAAGTTCTCACTCACACATCTCATTCTCCCCGCACGGGTCGCGGCTGCAATATCTCCCCGCCATGGCATGTCCTTGTCACCTCCCCTAGATGCTCAACTCTGCCTCCCATTCCCTCCACCGCTATGTCGCCCGCCCCCTCCACTCCCCGGTACGGTTATCTTTTCCAGAAGAATCCGGTGAGCAGCGGGATGCGACTGTGGCCATTCAAGGACGATTTCTGGTGTTGAGGGTGACCTCCATGCCGATTTCTATCTCAGGTGAGCCGCGTCATTGACCTGGCCATCCCAGGCCGATTTCTCATGCCGAGGCGACCTCCACGTAAAATGGTGCCCGTTTAGCCACGTTTGTGGCTCCTTGCCCCTGCCGACAGCTGTCTCTCTACATCGCGATGCCTGTTTTTCAAGGTTCTCTAAGAAAAGCATTATTCCTATTGCAGCAATAAATGCCAATTCTTCCAAGGTTCTCTTTAGAGCCTCCTTTTCCTACTGAGTACTCACCCACGATAAGAGATAGATATGAGAACTTATGTATCAATTGCTAAGAGCTTTGTCCCTCCCAACATAATCTACACATGAAAAGGCTATGAAAAATGTTATTGTACTACAACTTGAACTCCCGTAATATTTGAATGGAAGCAACTGAAAGAGGCAACTACTTAGATTATTAAGTTCCTTACAAAATTATTCGCTACATCACTTAACTACCACATTTTTAAAAAATGTACCACCATAGTAGAAATGCTAATGCATAATGGGCGGCGTCAGTGCTCATTAGTGTGTCAGATACATAATAACAAAACCCTGCAAAGAAATAGCCCAAACCGGCAATTGTTCTAGATATAACGTTACATGACATTTTTCAACAAAAAaagaggattttttttaaaatggtCATACAATGTACAATTCATAAGCACTTCAGTGACAACTGTATTACATTAACGATTAAATAATTTTCTATTTTGAGAAGTGAGCATATAACAGACTAATAATCTAACGTCACAAAGCTCAACTACTCGGTCAGGATGTGAACAATACAAATGCATATAATTTAAAAAATACGAAAAACTTGTTATAGTAGTACTATTACTTACAAATGGAAGTGTATGTTTCCTGAGCAAACTGCAACTTTCTAGAGTATTTGTTTTTTGTCAATCAATGTTTAGTTTAGAATCCACAGGGAGTGTTGAGTTATAGAACCATCAGGTAGCTGGCACCTGGCAGCCTGCTACATTAAATTGGTGAACGATTTGAGCCAGCAACATAATAACATGGAAAGCAAGTATGAGATATTGGAAACTTCTTTTCCTTTGGCACAAAGCCAATACAAATTCCAACCCCTGATATTAATGAATCCTGTTGAGAATGAAGACGATGCTAAATGCAAAAGTATAATTACTTCTATATGACAGAAAATAGACCACAAGTAGACAGTGTTGCACATAGCACAAAGTGCTTGCAATGCAAGAAATCCAccaaaaaatgaaaaaacaaaGGAAGAAAAAAGTTTAGAAAGTTGAACATCCTCAATAAACATAGGAAGAAATATAAAGGAGAAAATTCAATAGTCAGTACAAAAGAATAGGTCTCAGTATAACATAAACAAGGTACCTCCAAATTGCTAGGGAGATCCTCTGCTAGACTACTCCTGCAAGGACGGCCAGCATGCTGCACCCCTTACTTCTAAACACATGAAGAACTCAACATGTATGTGCTGAATGAAAAGATCCTCATGAAAAGTTAAAATATTCGATCAAGGTTTACCTTTAACTACATCCTTCTTAAATGTCATTCTTTGCATAGAATCTTTACTCTAGCAACATTGTATCATGCATAGATCACATTTTTCATGACAAACACCCCTCACCATAGAAAATCTATATCAGAGTAGAAATTACAGGTAGCCTTGATGAGAATATACTAATGGTCAGATTGGGCATCACCTTCATCACACTTCCTGCCTTTACCATCATTCCTCATATTGTACATCATCTTGTGTGCTTCTGCTTTCAGCTCTCCATTCGCACCTTCCACGCAATGCAGCCATAACCACATGCAGCATGACCCTGTGACGGGTCCATAGACGTTGGTTACACTGCAAGAAAATAATGCCACATTTCAGAAATCCACATAAGTGCTAAAAAGTTAGCAAAGCAGAATGAAAGTTTTCTAGGATTTTAATCCTTGCATCATGCAACTATTGTCTTTCTATCATATGGCCTAGACAGCATTTAGGATACACACTCAAATATAAGATGTTACTGCAGGCCCAAGATCTAGTTTACTCACGTGTGAAGTGACCTGAAACATGTAGTGTTGGTTTATATGGAAGATAATTCCTTAATGATGTATATGCTATACTGTGTGAATTATTTGCAGAATGAAATTCTTTTTGGACAAAGATTGTTCTAACTTTCTCGGAGAAAAATAATAATTATTTGCATAATGAAATTCTTTCCGGACACAGACCGTCGAGCGCATGGAGAGGGATGCCTCTTACCTCGCAGTGCAGCACCTCTGTTAGGAGATTCCTAAACGATGAAATCCCCCTCACAACCGTCGTGACGTTGGCCAGCATCAAACACCTCGCCATGCATATGTGAAATTCAGATAGCAGCAACAATATCAAAATTCATCTAGCAATAGGAGAGTAGTGGTGCGGCACCACATCATCTATATCTCTCTTGTTCTCCTTTTCACACCCGGCCGAGCCGTTCCTTTATTATCTGCCTCCATCTTATCCTCGACGACCCCACTGGTGATGATCCCACCATGCCTGCTTCTTTCCCATTGTCGATTACCATAGCTATCATATGGTGCCAGCAGCGTGCACCATTGTTGCAGAGCGTCGCCCGGCGGGCTCTGAGTGGATGATGATAGCAATGTGCTTCAATATATTTCTGCTGGTTACTTGCACAAGTTTGACACCTTTTAAAGTACGACCACCTTAGTACTATAATTTAAGAAGGATTAAAGGATGAGTATTAGAAATCATATCTGGATCAGTGGTAGTACAAGAATCACAAAAACAAGTCTGCATGGATGAAGATTGTGATATAAGtaccttacactacaaaaaaatacacttccgtgatgatacgtgtttgtcacagtaggtcgcattttttgtcatgcatgtacatccatgacaaatttatgacagaatcaagattgtcatacctatgctgtcgtagaagtgttccatgacattaacaaaattatcatcacggaagtgtccacttccatgacgataaatcgcgcgtcacagaagtgatttcgtcaagggtgaccgacacatggcatccaccgtaacggaacgccgttaagctatcgggtcgggttttggatctgataacccgttaacagccccgaccaatggggattttccacatgtaaaatcatcattggctggaggaaacacgtgccggctcaccgttgggacagatgtcatccgctcattggaccgaaggcgcctatgatacggcgacacgtggcacgacccaacagaggcccattcttgtgaaaaggccggcccgtttgacttggtcaataggtggcaggccggcccacggaaagcctgttaacggcatgttcgcatatagcccatttatagcccgctaatccAGGGCCCATtaagccctatccgaattaggcccagtagcatcacctgtgccgtccaatatgattcagcctgttttaacttccgacccatgtgtggcccatgacttctttcggcccacatgaggacatttgtaactcttggcccattaacgacccgtggtgaaactggcccgtaatgaacagtgtatcactttatacccattaatggcccgttattccattgggccgtttccccagcccaagttatctttcagccttctcagggcccattgattcttgggctcatttgcaacattcggttacatacggcccgttactgtcattttctgcttgtgggccaaattcagcccttcgttacagtcggcccgtttgcggaccgttaatacgttgggccgttttcatgtcaaaaaaaaacccgttgggctattttcacagagttatcaaatacggcatattaacagcccgttatggtccacgaataatatgacccatgattggcgaaatgatgatacgccccgtagaaggcccatggatcctacggcccgtatgaggcccatggatagtacggcccgtagaaggcccatggatcgtaaggcccgtagaaggcccatggaccctatggcccgtagaaggcccatggaccctaaggcccgtatagaaggccgatggatcctacggccggacgaaggcccatggatcatatggtctgcaggaggcccatggttacaacagttcgtgtgttgccatgattattttggcctagttaccaaaaataggctattgtggccagtagaaaaaacagaaaaagaactgcagtgactacaagcaaacaactaaacaagacaataaggaaataaataagcaagcaattaacgctggcctattaccgctattacacatattacatccactaggcatcaaagttcgccaccagtgcaaatatagggaacaaagcagcacattacatacactggccatcaaaattggccaccagtgcaaataaacgcggcagcaaaacaagagcataactgaaacaacttcagaagagctcaagaaacgttatcctgggtatccaccatgctggcaataagcttagcaagctgattagctttgtcctgtttggcgctaaaatcctccaacgcttgctgttgcaccagaaagtatgcatctgaatgctctagggacttccgcagtccttccacttcttgtcgcagcacaactgatcaatgcctttcagcttgtagttgagactcaagaaaccgaactgattcagacagtgagtttgaatagcttatgcaagcggtagtggccagtaactcgaacactaaacgaagacatgactttggggttgtctcgctgtcttcaagatagtcttccttagctgttttatcagctttgttggagaccaacaaggatgtgtcactatcctgaaccttatttgcattacttcctttaccattgcttaataaggcactcttcaccaatattctgtcagcattctaaaagaagaaacaagcagacacgtaacaagtttagcatgtactagtatatgaaactcatttcagtgaaccagttcattagtgaggtggacaggattaaactaccaagtcttctattgccaagtactagtacatgatataagcatcaaacaaacatatatctatgtcctatggtcattgcattgtcttgccaaatcaaaatagagacacggttcaaatcatatcagttcaagacaaagcagcagtgaaagaataccaagcatgggaaactacacggcacaacaagatttcagatgggtaccacgggtctacatgtacaacaacactattggctctgttgtgatgctagtaatgtgcatgatatgaaagtcaactgtatacacaattgaaattgaaatcaacagagctattgataagagcaaacatgttaaagaaacatgcgtgaacatacatgttgtgccattggagttttgattggatccttcaatttaaaaataagtttgtatgagtaaatacagtgatacaagagcaaagcaatcatagttaaaaatggcgcgcctaagcgagcgcttaagcgcgcctaggc
The Triticum dicoccoides isolate Atlit2015 ecotype Zavitan chromosome 3A, WEW_v2.0, whole genome shotgun sequence genome window above contains:
- the LOC119271965 gene encoding cytochrome P450 71A1-like — encoded protein: MLLRLGPLPTLVVSSANVAREVLQLQDHAFANRPALAIPRRLLYGCTDIAFAPHGAYWHGVCKIVVPHLLIPARVRAYRGVREEVVELVRKVEQQAHEGDVVVWSSELLSGFSKDVNGKIMLGCLKKMPSFNI